A single Tenacibaculum sp. 190524A02b DNA region contains:
- a CDS encoding thiamine pyrophosphate-dependent enzyme yields the protein MTQNTEIANTQKLSFNDFKNEVLNDYKIARISRECSFLGRREVLTGKAKFGIFGGGKEVPQLAMAKAFKKGDFRSGYYRDQTFMMAIGELTAQQFFAGLYAHTDIELEPMSAGRQMGGHFATHSIDENGNWKNLTQQYNSSADISPTAGQMPRLLGLAQASKIYKNVKELENHTNFSNNGNEVAWGTIGNASTSEGLFFETINAAGVLQVPMVMSVWDDEYGISVHAKHQTTKESISEVLKGFKRDNKANGYEIFVVNGWDYVKLVDTYNKASKIAREEHVPVLIHVKELTQPQGHSTSGSHERYKTKERLQWEQDFDCIAQMRKWILEFELQDEDGEILKFVDSEETLINIEKEAKKEVSKAKRDAWASFTGEIKAEAKTVISILDNLANKSANSSFISKLSNDLKAINEPIRKDVITTARKALRYVKDEILPEKTALQNFIKSYIDEAYSMYSTHLTSETAEATASITELAPTYSDDQKVVDARIIMRDNFEAILKKHPEVVIFGEDAGFIGDVNQGLEGLQDKFGELRVADTGIREATILGQGIGMAMRGLRPIAEIQYLDYLLYALQIISDDLATLRYRTFGKQKAPVIIRTRGHRLEGIWHAGSPMGGIINNVRGIHVLVPRNMTKAAGFYNTLLEGDDPALVVECLNGYRLKEELPTNLGEFKTPIGVVETVKEGTDITIVSYGSTLRIVQEAARDLTQVGINVEIIDAQSLLPFDINHDTVKSVAKTNRLLVIDEDVPGGASAYLLQEILETQNAYKYLDSKPATLTSKAHRPAYGTDGDYFSKPSAEDIFEKVYEIMHEVNPSKFKSLY from the coding sequence ATGACGCAAAACACGGAAATAGCAAATACCCAAAAACTTTCTTTCAACGATTTTAAAAACGAAGTACTTAATGACTACAAAATTGCTCGCATCAGTAGAGAATGTAGTTTTTTAGGTCGACGAGAAGTTTTAACAGGTAAAGCTAAATTCGGAATTTTTGGTGGCGGTAAAGAAGTTCCTCAATTAGCCATGGCGAAAGCTTTTAAGAAAGGTGACTTTAGATCTGGGTATTACAGAGATCAAACTTTTATGATGGCCATTGGTGAACTAACTGCTCAACAATTTTTTGCTGGATTATATGCACATACAGACATTGAATTAGAACCTATGTCTGCAGGTCGTCAAATGGGAGGTCATTTCGCAACACACTCAATTGATGAAAATGGAAATTGGAAAAACTTAACACAACAATATAATTCTTCAGCCGATATTTCACCTACTGCTGGTCAAATGCCAAGATTATTGGGGCTGGCGCAAGCTTCTAAAATTTATAAAAACGTTAAAGAATTAGAAAATCATACTAATTTTTCTAATAACGGAAACGAGGTAGCTTGGGGAACTATTGGTAATGCAAGTACAAGTGAAGGTTTATTTTTTGAAACTATTAATGCTGCTGGAGTATTACAAGTTCCTATGGTAATGAGTGTTTGGGATGATGAATATGGAATTTCTGTTCACGCAAAACATCAAACTACTAAAGAAAGTATTTCTGAAGTATTGAAAGGTTTTAAAAGAGATAATAAAGCGAACGGATACGAAATTTTTGTAGTTAATGGATGGGATTATGTAAAGCTAGTGGATACTTATAACAAGGCTTCTAAGATAGCAAGAGAAGAACATGTTCCTGTACTAATACATGTAAAAGAGTTAACACAACCTCAAGGACATTCTACCTCTGGATCTCATGAAAGGTATAAAACTAAAGAGCGCTTGCAATGGGAGCAAGATTTTGATTGTATTGCTCAAATGCGTAAATGGATTTTGGAGTTTGAATTACAAGACGAAGATGGTGAGATTTTAAAATTTGTAGATTCTGAGGAAACATTAATAAACATTGAAAAAGAAGCTAAAAAAGAAGTAAGTAAAGCAAAACGTGATGCTTGGGCTTCATTTACTGGAGAAATTAAAGCAGAAGCTAAAACAGTTATTAGTATATTAGATAATTTAGCTAATAAAAGCGCCAATAGCTCTTTTATTAGTAAACTTTCTAATGATTTAAAAGCTATTAACGAACCAATTCGTAAAGACGTCATAACTACAGCCAGAAAAGCGCTTAGGTATGTAAAAGATGAGATATTACCTGAAAAAACAGCTTTACAGAATTTTATTAAATCATACATAGATGAGGCTTATTCAATGTATTCAACGCACTTAACAAGTGAAACTGCTGAGGCTACTGCATCTATAACGGAATTGGCACCTACTTATAGCGATGATCAAAAAGTTGTTGATGCCCGTATTATTATGCGTGATAATTTTGAAGCCATATTAAAAAAACATCCTGAAGTAGTTATTTTTGGTGAAGATGCTGGATTCATTGGAGATGTAAACCAAGGACTTGAAGGTTTACAAGATAAATTTGGAGAATTGCGTGTAGCTGATACTGGTATTAGAGAAGCGACTATTTTAGGACAAGGTATTGGTATGGCAATGCGTGGTTTACGCCCTATTGCAGAAATCCAGTATCTAGACTACTTATTATATGCTTTACAAATTATTAGTGACGATTTAGCAACGCTACGTTATAGAACTTTTGGTAAGCAAAAAGCACCAGTTATTATCCGTACTAGAGGGCATAGACTGGAAGGAATTTGGCATGCGGGTTCTCCAATGGGTGGAATTATAAATAATGTAAGAGGTATTCATGTTTTAGTACCTAGAAATATGACAAAAGCAGCTGGTTTTTATAACACTTTATTAGAAGGTGATGATCCTGCTTTGGTAGTAGAATGTTTAAACGGATATCGTTTAAAAGAAGAATTACCAACCAATTTAGGCGAGTTTAAAACGCCAATTGGTGTCGTAGAAACAGTAAAAGAAGGAACAGATATAACTATTGTTTCTTATGGTTCTACACTACGAATTGTTCAAGAAGCAGCTAGAGATTTAACACAGGTAGGCATTAATGTGGAAATTATAGACGCACAGAGTTTATTACCATTTGACATTAACCATGATACTGTAAAATCTGTTGCAAAAACAAATAGATTATTAGTTATAGATGAAGATGTTCCTGGTGGTGCCTCTGCTTATTTACTACAAGAAATTCTTGAAACACAAAATGCTTATAAATATTTAGATAGCAAACCTGCTACACTAACTTCAAAAGCACACAGACCTGCCTATGGTACAGACGGAGATTATTTCTCTAAACCATCTGCAGAAGATATTTTTGAAAAAGTATATGAAATTATGCACGAAGTAAATCCGAGTAAATTTAAAAGCTTGTATTAA
- a CDS encoding SH3 domain-containing protein, producing MKKLFIAIMSVAVLFTSCKEGGSSKKQTNTAESSTTATSVEEAEKTVEAICLLDKLSVRETPKAKGKWITSISLGETVVYTGDEVTDDTSKKEYCKVKLTDGKEGWTRKSFLAVNGKVGVMLGDASVYKRPDLLTKTEKKYSVMDIIAVTAIQGDWMQVKGKRSEGEYIEEGWIKSSNFSADPVDIATAKFASTAMSKSTMTERIKALQEVITNPDLSSSKFVEVIKNKIADYESKNKAVDVEDVKVDENSEMK from the coding sequence ATGAAAAAACTATTTATTGCTATTATGTCAGTAGCTGTTTTGTTTACAAGTTGTAAAGAAGGCGGAAGTTCAAAAAAACAAACAAATACAGCAGAATCATCTACAACAGCAACAAGTGTTGAGGAGGCTGAAAAGACAGTAGAAGCTATTTGCTTACTAGATAAATTATCAGTAAGAGAAACTCCAAAAGCTAAAGGAAAATGGATAACTTCTATAAGTTTAGGAGAAACAGTAGTGTATACTGGAGATGAAGTTACCGATGATACTTCAAAAAAAGAGTACTGTAAAGTAAAGTTAACAGATGGAAAAGAGGGTTGGACTAGAAAAAGTTTTTTAGCGGTTAACGGTAAAGTAGGAGTGATGCTGGGAGATGCAAGTGTGTATAAAAGACCAGATTTATTAACTAAAACTGAAAAGAAGTATAGTGTAATGGATATTATCGCTGTAACGGCAATCCAAGGAGATTGGATGCAAGTAAAAGGGAAAAGATCAGAAGGAGAGTATATTGAAGAAGGTTGGATAAAATCTTCAAATTTTTCTGCTGATCCAGTAGATATTGCTACTGCTAAATTTGCAAGTACAGCTATGTCTAAGTCTACAATGACAGAAAGAATTAAAGCGTTACAGGAAGTAATTACAAATCCAGATTTATCATCATCAAAGTTTGTTGAGGTAATTAAAAATAAAATTGCTGACTACGAGTCTAAAAATAAGGCAGTGGATGTAGAAGATGTTAAAGTAGATGAAAATTCAGAGATGAAATAA
- a CDS encoding DUF2851 family protein yields the protein MKEEFLHFLWKHKLFLTKKIYTSQNEEIVVVKTGSHNKNSGPDFLNAHLKINGQAWVGNIEIHLKSSDWYLHYHEVNTTYDAVILHIVWEHDVEVYMKNDKALPTLELKNYVNNKLLANYRNLFSKELRWIPCERSMDKVDIFLIQNWLERLYFERLENKAVVIKGLLRETNNDYEAVLFQLLAKNFGLKVNGVAFFNLAKSIDYTIIRKLRFDSLALSALLFGQAGFLEEDCEEPYFFKLKKEYAYIKHKYNLKTLSGNQFSFFRMRPTNFPTVRIAQLIMLLHQHQNLFSQLIKYEKLEDFYKCLKVEVDTFWQKHYTFQTTSKTSLKRITESFIDLLLINTILPLRFVYFQETKQLDNEAFVELIQQINSEKNSILKKFNTINIKAKNALESQALLELKNNYCNEKRCTECVIGTYLLRN from the coding sequence ATGAAAGAGGAATTTCTACATTTTCTATGGAAACATAAACTTTTTTTAACTAAAAAAATATATACTTCTCAAAATGAGGAGATAGTAGTTGTAAAAACTGGAAGTCATAATAAAAATTCAGGGCCTGATTTTTTGAATGCCCATTTAAAGATTAACGGTCAAGCTTGGGTAGGTAATATAGAGATACATTTAAAATCATCTGATTGGTATTTGCATTACCATGAAGTAAATACTACTTATGATGCGGTTATTTTGCATATAGTTTGGGAACATGATGTAGAGGTTTATATGAAGAATGATAAAGCTTTACCAACATTGGAATTGAAGAATTATGTGAACAACAAGCTACTTGCTAATTACAGAAATTTATTTTCAAAAGAACTTCGTTGGATACCCTGTGAGAGAAGTATGGATAAAGTAGATATTTTTTTAATACAAAATTGGTTAGAACGACTTTATTTTGAGCGTTTAGAAAATAAAGCTGTTGTGATAAAAGGATTACTCAGAGAAACTAATAATGACTATGAAGCAGTACTTTTTCAATTATTAGCTAAAAACTTTGGATTAAAAGTAAATGGGGTAGCTTTTTTTAATTTAGCTAAATCAATAGATTATACAATAATTAGAAAACTTAGATTTGATTCATTAGCATTGTCTGCTTTACTTTTTGGTCAGGCGGGTTTTTTAGAGGAAGACTGTGAAGAACCGTATTTTTTTAAACTAAAAAAAGAGTATGCATATATTAAACATAAGTATAATTTAAAAACATTATCAGGAAATCAATTTAGTTTTTTTAGAATGCGTCCCACTAATTTTCCTACGGTTAGAATAGCTCAATTAATTATGCTATTACACCAACATCAAAACTTATTTTCACAATTAATTAAATATGAAAAATTAGAAGACTTTTATAAATGTTTAAAGGTAGAGGTTGATACTTTTTGGCAAAAACATTATACTTTTCAAACAACCAGTAAAACAAGTTTAAAAAGAATAACAGAGTCATTTATAGATTTATTGTTAATTAACACCATACTACCTTTACGTTTTGTGTATTTTCAAGAAACAAAGCAGTTAGATAATGAAGCTTTTGTAGAATTAATTCAACAAATTAATTCAGAAAAAAACAGCATACTTAAAAAGTTTAACACTATAAATATAAAAGCTAAAAACGCATTGGAGTCTCAGGCTTTATTGGAGCTTAAAAATAACTATTGTAATGAAAAACGATGTACGGAGTGTGTAATAGGTACGTATTTATTAAGAAATTAA
- a CDS encoding peroxiredoxin family protein yields the protein MKNFIKSLFISGFPVFALVVFIINLISFSYTLHEIGILISSLSIVLFFSLLFIKPVARTSKNLLFYSTPITFGLALNFINFEKNNLLIAVLLAVGWLAYLTWYSTFSKRVTPALSIGKKLPDFALENSLKEKITTNQFSGNFKIFLFYRGNWCPLCMAQIKEVVTQYKELKSRNTDVILVSPQPHKFSENLAKKHQVPFHFLVDTKSKVAKQLGIFHKNGLPAGFQVFGYDSDVVMPTVIITNKDNNIIFADLTDNYRVRPEPETFLSIIDNYKD from the coding sequence ATGAAAAATTTTATTAAGTCACTTTTTATCAGCGGATTTCCTGTTTTCGCATTAGTCGTATTTATAATCAACTTAATCTCTTTCTCATATACACTTCATGAAATAGGGATTCTTATCTCTTCTTTAAGCATCGTGCTTTTCTTTTCATTACTGTTTATAAAACCTGTTGCTAGAACTTCAAAAAATTTACTTTTTTATTCTACCCCAATAACCTTTGGATTAGCATTAAACTTTATAAACTTTGAAAAAAATAATTTATTAATAGCCGTTTTATTAGCAGTTGGGTGGTTAGCATACCTTACTTGGTATTCTACATTCTCAAAAAGAGTAACCCCTGCACTTAGCATAGGAAAGAAGCTTCCCGATTTTGCCTTAGAAAACAGCTTAAAAGAAAAAATAACAACCAACCAGTTTTCTGGTAACTTTAAAATATTCTTATTCTACAGAGGTAACTGGTGTCCGTTATGCATGGCACAAATAAAGGAAGTAGTTACGCAATACAAAGAATTAAAATCAAGAAATACAGATGTAATCCTTGTGAGTCCGCAACCGCATAAGTTTAGTGAAAACTTAGCTAAAAAACACCAAGTACCATTTCATTTTTTAGTAGACACTAAAAGTAAAGTAGCTAAACAATTAGGTATATTTCATAAAAATGGATTGCCTGCTGGTTTTCAAGTTTTTGGTTACGATTCTGATGTAGTAATGCCTACTGTTATTATTACTAACAAAGACAACAATATTATTTTTGCTGACTTAACAGATAATTATCGAGTTCGCCCAGAACCAGAAACTTTTCTCTCTATTATTGACAATTATAAAGACTAA
- a CDS encoding NAD(P)H-dependent oxidoreductase — protein sequence MNSIESLQWRYAVKKFDDKKHLSEQQINILKEAFNLTATSYGLQPIKLVVVKNKELQEQLVPHSWNQQQVAQASHVLIICVSSELTTADVDNYFKLVKEIRNTPDEILNPFKEMLTNNIASKSKEELHIWMKSQAYIALGNLMTVAANEKIDTCPMEGFVPEKYDEVLELAKHNLKSVLVLPVGFRAEDDFMKDLKKVRKNTEDIVIEL from the coding sequence ATGAACAGTATTGAAAGTTTACAGTGGCGTTATGCCGTTAAAAAATTTGACGATAAAAAACATCTTTCAGAACAACAAATCAACATTTTAAAAGAAGCCTTCAATTTAACGGCTACTTCATACGGATTACAACCTATAAAATTGGTAGTTGTTAAAAACAAAGAACTACAAGAACAATTAGTCCCTCATTCTTGGAATCAACAACAAGTAGCCCAAGCTTCACATGTTTTGATTATTTGTGTTTCAAGTGAATTAACTACTGCTGACGTTGACAACTATTTTAAGTTAGTTAAAGAAATTAGAAACACCCCTGATGAAATTTTAAATCCTTTTAAGGAAATGCTAACAAATAATATTGCTAGTAAATCTAAAGAAGAACTACATATTTGGATGAAAAGTCAGGCATATATAGCTTTAGGAAATTTAATGACCGTAGCTGCTAATGAAAAAATTGACACTTGTCCAATGGAAGGCTTTGTTCCTGAAAAATATGATGAAGTTTTAGAACTTGCTAAACATAACTTAAAATCTGTTTTAGTACTTCCCGTTGGATTCAGAGCTGAAGATGATTTTATGAAAGACTTAAAAAAAGTAAGAAAAAATACAGAAGATATCGTTATAGAATTATAA
- a CDS encoding GEVED domain-containing protein translates to MKNQLTILLGVFVFGCGFSQSNNFWKKNLQPIQSKNISSTKKNLTNSNETTYSLSVNDFKKALARCPNRFNSFGKSNVIITLPTESGKFKKYRIKEASVLHPDLAKKFPDIKSYVGTSVSGENEVVHFSLSNNDFRAMIMKSDATITDIKPSTINSKTYKVTSKTNGSEPISCQTIESSIDFFSEKNTKPAKKLSKTARRDANDGLVRVYRMAIAVTGELSKIYTDKANVTNGSTQQRKAAVLAELNALMTRVNAVYERDLGTTFELVPNILNSIFLDPATDGITHGNTGISINESQGILDAQIGNANYDIGHVLDSAGTGRGALNSVCIDNKKAQGSTGAHPFTSVNDYFFRTFVHEIGHQFGANHSFNNSCGGNRLDEGAVEPGGGNSIMAYQGCAPNYDLRTSHVFFHAKQIDEMWNHIVNTAGCGTTKSVGNSAPVASIGGNYTIPRSTPFILEGSATDANPSDQLTYTWDQMDKEIAPMPPRATSTGGPLFRFKPPSTSPIRYMPDLGTVKAGNSSSEWEVTPSVSRTINFRFTVRDNHAGGGNTDSRDAVITVAGNAGPFVITSLNTRFDAPVGSTQTVTWNVAGTTGNGINAANVDILLSTDGGNTYPITLASAVPNDGSHQVTIPNNEGGVNRIMVRGTNNIFYDITNANFSITDGNSDPMPTNYCAAGYQGNNYIKEVIFGDINNTSENSGYSDFTNLGTNVTKGQPVTLTVNPGINSWSPNYFGAWIDWNKDGDFEDAGEEILSTTNGEGGVTTTIVVPNTAKNGATRLRVRYKLHTAPEPCGTASTNGDEVEDYFVFIKGNSTPDTQAPSTPTNLAFSNLESTSLTLSWTASTDNIGIAGYDVFQGNTNIGTATGTSFDVTGLTKNTSYSFYVRAKDFADNTSGNSNTVNVTTPDGPSPGTEPCTASTTQNSTLHITNVSFGSINNSSTNAAYNDFTTTSTNLTAGQAETLTIDLNNSHWTLNDVGVWIDWNNNGTFENSEKVYDRNGAGPYSGSVTAPNTAVSNTLLRMRVRIGYGGATNSDEPCGVDTSFGEVEDYSVVVNGGTNPTPDTQAPTTPTNLATSNVTQTSITLNWNASTDNVGVTGYDVYQGSSLITTVTGTTYNVTNLTANTSYTFSIRAKDAAGNVSVASNTASATTSGNTNPNPTLPTGYCNAGRQGTNGIGEVIFGSINNTSANGSYSNYTSQSTNVTVGQTISLTVNPTITSSNWGSNVVGAWVDWNRDGDFEDSNEQVLMKTPGTGGQTTNVTVPSNAQSGATKLRVRYRWANNPNPCGTASTDGDEVEDYTVNIGGGTSDTQAPSNPSGLTASNITQTSLSLNWNASTDNVGVTSYRIFRNNSEIGTTSSPSFNVTGLTASTSYSFAVSALDQAGNQSALSNTINVTTTGTTTPTPDYCTPTAGNPTGQHITNVTIGSINNNSGAGTNGYTDNTSQSTNISGSTSLSVTAQETWPSTRASAWVDWNKDGDFDDAGEQVLNRSGSATNKTYTTTISVPNGISGSVVLRVRVAYSSSAPTPCGEIFFSDTEDYTLNLSSSRLTSKIAIAGSNSIISFPNPFKDKATIDVSSIENHRFTLSIHNILGKELVRKDYEQNPGKVIIGEQIESDGHYFVRIQSKQKNKIIRIVKLK, encoded by the coding sequence ATGAAAAATCAATTAACTATACTCTTAGGAGTATTCGTTTTTGGTTGCGGTTTTTCACAAAGTAATAACTTTTGGAAAAAAAACCTTCAACCCATTCAAAGCAAAAACATTTCTTCTACAAAGAAAAACCTAACAAACTCAAATGAAACCACTTACTCTTTAAGTGTCAACGACTTTAAAAAGGCTTTAGCTCGTTGCCCTAATAGATTCAACTCATTTGGTAAATCTAATGTAATTATAACCCTCCCAACTGAAAGTGGAAAATTCAAAAAATACCGCATAAAAGAAGCGAGTGTATTACACCCTGATTTAGCTAAAAAGTTCCCTGATATTAAATCTTATGTAGGCACATCTGTTAGCGGAGAAAACGAAGTCGTACACTTTAGTTTAAGTAATAACGACTTTAGGGCTATGATTATGAAATCTGATGCCACAATAACCGATATTAAACCTTCTACTATTAATAGTAAAACATATAAGGTTACTTCAAAAACAAATGGATCAGAACCAATTAGCTGTCAAACAATTGAGAGTTCAATTGATTTCTTTTCAGAAAAAAACACAAAGCCAGCTAAAAAATTATCAAAAACAGCCAGAAGGGATGCTAATGACGGGCTTGTTAGAGTATACCGAATGGCCATCGCTGTAACTGGAGAATTGTCTAAAATTTATACGGATAAAGCAAACGTTACCAATGGTTCAACTCAACAAAGGAAAGCTGCTGTACTTGCCGAGCTAAACGCACTCATGACTAGAGTAAACGCTGTTTACGAAAGAGACCTTGGAACTACTTTTGAATTAGTACCTAATATTCTGAATTCCATTTTTCTTGATCCAGCAACCGATGGTATTACACATGGTAATACTGGAATATCTATAAATGAATCTCAAGGTATTCTTGATGCTCAAATTGGTAATGCTAACTATGATATTGGTCATGTTTTAGATTCAGCTGGAACTGGACGTGGAGCTTTAAATTCTGTATGTATTGATAACAAAAAAGCACAAGGGTCTACAGGTGCGCACCCTTTCACTTCTGTCAATGATTATTTCTTCCGTACGTTCGTTCATGAAATAGGCCATCAATTTGGTGCTAACCACTCTTTTAATAATTCATGTGGTGGTAATCGTTTGGACGAAGGTGCTGTTGAACCAGGAGGAGGTAATAGTATCATGGCATATCAAGGTTGTGCTCCTAATTATGATTTAAGGACTTCACATGTTTTTTTTCATGCGAAACAAATCGATGAGATGTGGAACCATATTGTAAACACAGCTGGTTGTGGCACAACAAAATCTGTGGGTAATAGCGCACCAGTAGCCAGTATAGGAGGTAATTATACAATTCCAAGATCTACTCCATTTATATTAGAAGGATCTGCTACTGATGCTAATCCATCTGATCAACTAACATATACCTGGGATCAAATGGATAAAGAAATAGCTCCTATGCCACCGCGTGCTACATCAACAGGAGGTCCTTTATTTCGTTTTAAACCACCTTCAACATCTCCTATCCGATATATGCCTGATCTTGGTACAGTAAAAGCTGGAAACTCTTCTTCTGAATGGGAGGTAACACCTTCTGTTTCTAGAACTATAAATTTTAGATTCACCGTAAGAGACAATCATGCAGGAGGAGGTAATACAGATTCTAGAGATGCTGTTATTACAGTAGCTGGAAATGCAGGTCCTTTTGTGATTACTTCGCTAAATACAAGATTTGATGCTCCTGTTGGTTCTACACAAACAGTAACTTGGAACGTAGCAGGTACTACAGGAAATGGGATTAATGCCGCGAACGTAGATATTCTTTTATCTACAGATGGAGGAAATACATACCCAATAACATTAGCTTCTGCAGTACCTAATGATGGTTCTCATCAAGTTACCATACCCAATAATGAAGGTGGTGTAAATAGAATTATGGTAAGAGGTACCAATAATATCTTTTATGATATTACCAATGCTAATTTTAGCATCACCGACGGAAACTCTGATCCTATGCCTACCAATTATTGTGCTGCAGGTTATCAAGGTAATAACTATATAAAGGAAGTTATTTTTGGAGATATCAATAATACCAGTGAAAATAGTGGGTATTCTGATTTCACCAACCTGGGAACTAACGTTACCAAAGGTCAGCCTGTTACTTTAACAGTTAACCCAGGAATCAATAGTTGGAGCCCTAATTATTTTGGGGCTTGGATTGACTGGAATAAAGATGGAGATTTTGAAGATGCAGGTGAAGAAATCCTGTCAACAACCAATGGTGAAGGTGGTGTAACAACAACTATTGTAGTTCCAAATACCGCAAAAAATGGTGCAACTAGATTAAGAGTACGTTATAAATTACATACTGCTCCTGAACCTTGTGGAACAGCATCAACCAATGGTGACGAAGTTGAAGATTATTTTGTGTTTATTAAAGGGAACTCAACTCCAGACACACAAGCTCCAAGTACACCAACAAATTTAGCATTTTCTAATCTTGAAAGTACTTCTTTAACTTTAAGCTGGACAGCTTCTACTGATAATATAGGAATAGCTGGTTATGATGTTTTCCAGGGGAATACCAATATAGGTACCGCTACCGGAACTTCTTTTGATGTAACTGGTTTAACTAAAAACACATCGTATTCATTCTATGTAAGGGCTAAAGATTTTGCAGATAATACTTCAGGGAATAGTAATACAGTTAATGTAACCACTCCAGATGGTCCAAGTCCAGGTACAGAACCCTGTACTGCTTCTACAACACAAAATAGTACGTTACATATTACGAATGTTAGCTTTGGTTCTATAAATAATAGTTCTACAAATGCTGCTTATAATGATTTTACAACAACTTCTACTAACCTTACAGCAGGGCAAGCAGAAACACTTACTATAGACTTAAATAATAGTCATTGGACACTTAATGATGTAGGAGTTTGGATAGACTGGAATAATAATGGAACTTTTGAAAACTCAGAGAAAGTATATGATCGAAATGGAGCTGGTCCATATTCAGGTAGTGTTACAGCGCCTAATACAGCTGTTTCTAATACTTTATTGCGTATGCGAGTAAGAATAGGATATGGTGGAGCTACTAATAGTGATGAGCCATGTGGTGTAGACACTTCTTTTGGAGAAGTAGAGGATTATTCAGTAGTAGTAAACGGAGGTACAAACCCAACACCAGATACACAAGCACCAACTACTCCTACCAATTTAGCCACTTCTAATGTAACTCAAACATCAATTACATTAAACTGGAACGCATCTACAGATAATGTAGGAGTAACTGGATATGATGTATACCAAGGAAGTTCTTTAATAACAACTGTTACTGGAACTACCTATAATGTCACTAATTTAACAGCTAACACATCCTACACATTCTCTATTAGGGCTAAAGATGCAGCTGGTAATGTATCAGTAGCTAGTAATACAGCAAGCGCCACAACTTCTGGCAATACAAATCCTAATCCTACATTACCAACTGGATATTGTAATGCAGGTAGACAAGGAACTAATGGTATTGGTGAGGTTATTTTTGGCAGCATAAATAATACTAGTGCTAACGGTTCATATTCAAATTATACTTCACAAAGTACTAATGTTACAGTTGGACAAACAATATCATTAACAGTAAACCCTACAATTACATCTTCTAATTGGGGATCTAACGTAGTCGGAGCTTGGGTTGATTGGAATAGAGATGGTGATTTTGAAGACTCTAACGAACAAGTATTAATGAAAACCCCAGGAACGGGAGGACAAACTACCAATGTAACTGTGCCTAGTAATGCTCAATCAGGGGCAACTAAATTAAGAGTGCGTTATAGGTGGGCTAATAATCCTAATCCTTGCGGAACTGCTTCAACTGATGGTGATGAAGTAGAAGATTATACTGTAAATATTGGAGGTGGAACTTCAGACACGCAAGCTCCTTCTAATCCATCCGGTTTAACAGCCTCTAATATTACACAAACTTCTTTAAGCTTAAATTGGAATGCCTCTACAGATAATGTAGGAGTAACTAGTTATCGAATATTTAGAAATAATTCTGAAATAGGAACCACAAGTTCACCATCATTCAATGTTACTGGATTAACCGCTAGCACCAGTTATAGTTTTGCTGTTAGCGCTCTTGATCAAGCAGGCAATCAATCTGCCTTAAGTAATACAATTAATGTTACCACTACTGGAACAACAACACCTACTCCAGATTATTGTACTCCAACAGCAGGAAATCCTACAGGACAACATATCACAAATGTTACTATTGGTAGTATAAATAACAATTCTGGCGCAGGAACCAATGGATACACAGACAACACTTCACAAAGTACTAATATTAGTGGAAGCACTAGCTTATCCGTTACTGCTCAAGAAACTTGGCCTTCAACAAGAGCTTCAGCATGGGTGGACTGGAATAAAGATGGTGATTTTGATGATGCTGGTGAACAGGTTCTTAATCGTTCTGGAAGTGCTACTAATAAAACATATACTACCACAATATCAGTACCTAATGGAATTTCAGGATCTGTTGTTCTTCGTGTAAGAGTAGCCTATTCATCAAGCGCTCCTACTCCTTGTGGTGAAATCTTTTTTAGCGATACAGAAGATTACACATTAAATCTTAGCAGTAGCAGGTTAACAAGTAAAATAGCTATTGCTGGTAGTAACTCCATAATTTCATTTCCAAATCCTTTTAAAGATAAAGCTACGATTGATGTTTCATCTATAGAAAACCATAGATTCACATTAAGTATACATAATATTCTAGGAAAAGAGTTAGTTCGTAAAGATTATGAACAAAACCCTGGTAAAGTAATTATTGGTGAACAAATTGAATCTGATGGACATTATTTTGTTAGAATTCAATCTAAACAAAAGAACAAAATTATACGAATTGTAAAATTAAAATAG